In Gemmatimonadota bacterium, one genomic interval encodes:
- the nusG gene encoding transcription termination/antitermination protein NusG, which produces MRWYAIHAFSGHENKVMGNLERAIELADMEDKFGRILVPTQTVTEMRDGKKTQSTRKFFPSYVLIEMVLDDETWHVVQDCPGVTRLVGDTASSKPMPLTRSEVERILGQVEGTRPKPIPEVPFAEGEQVKVVDGPFSDFTGVVDEVNAERGRLKVIVMIFGRSTPVELDFLQVQSI; this is translated from the coding sequence ATGCGATGGTACGCCATTCACGCGTTTTCCGGCCACGAGAACAAGGTGATGGGCAATCTGGAGCGAGCCATAGAGCTTGCGGACATGGAAGACAAGTTCGGGCGGATCCTCGTTCCGACCCAGACCGTGACGGAGATGAGGGACGGGAAGAAGACCCAGTCCACTCGGAAGTTCTTTCCGAGCTATGTCCTGATCGAGATGGTGCTGGACGACGAAACCTGGCATGTCGTGCAGGATTGTCCGGGCGTAACGCGTCTGGTCGGGGACACGGCCTCTTCCAAGCCGATGCCTCTCACGCGGTCGGAAGTGGAGCGGATTCTCGGGCAGGTGGAAGGAACGCGCCCGAAGCCGATCCCGGAAGTTCCCTTTGCGGAGGGAGAGCAGGTCAAGGTCGTGGACGGCCCGTTCAGCGATTTTACGGGCGTCGTCGACGAGGTCAATGCGGAGAGGGGCCGTTTGAAGGTGATCGTCATGATCTTCGGCCGCTCCACTCCTGTGGAACTGGATTTCCTCCAGGTGCAGTCGATCTGA